The genomic stretch CCATGGACAGGCCCGGACGCACCGTCACGTTCGTGCGCTGCGGAGGACACGAAAGTTTTTCCCTAAGCTGGGGCGGACCAGGCTACCTCTAGGGACCCGGGCGCCCGAGAGCCGAGACGCACAGGGCTCGCGGGGTCAGGGCTGTGGGCACAGGTCGGGGTCCTTTGGAGGTCACGTCGGGGTCATGGCAGAGGAGGGCAGACGTGGGAAGGGGGAGCCATGGGGTCACGGCGCACGGAAAGTCAGAGCTTGGCGGGCGCAGTGGGGGTGTTTCTGGAAAGAAAAGCCGGGGTCGCTGCGGGGCAGGAACAGAGCCAGACTCTTGGACCACCAACCTCCCCTCGCCCGGAGCTCCCCGGCCCACGCTCACGTCCGCAGGTTTGCCCAGGGTGGCGGCAGCGGCCACGCAGAGACGTTTCTCCAGCCCCGCGGGGATGCGATCGGCGGGCAGGTTCGTGTCCAGCTCAATGTAAGGCATGTCCACAGGAGCGCTGGCGGCCGCGGCGGAGACAGAACGAGCGGAGTGCGACCGGGGGTATCCAAGGGTCCAGGACTAGGGAGCAGGGGCGGGGCACCGCGGCAACCAGGGTCCTCATTGGCTGGGCAGAGGCCCAACGCTCCCGATTGGCTGTATTAGGCTACACCCTCGCCACTACCGCTCGGCCCACTGCGTTAACCACGCCCCCAAACGACTTTGGCCCCGTCGTGGCCCCGCCCACCgcgtccctgccctgcctccgCCCCGTCCGGCTAGCGAAAGTTTTCCGCGTTGTGGTCGCCGGGTTCCTAGCCCATAGTTAGGTAGAAATCAAAAcatcccccaaaacacacacacctgTAGGGGCCTTTCCCAGGCTCGACCCTAATCACGAATGTCATGGGAGTTTAAAACTTTTTGAATGAGTTACCACCATTTCAAAGGTAATTTCACCTCCAATATGGAGATCTGAGATTCTCTTGAACAATCAGGAGACCTGGTGACGCCAGCTTTGTAGCCTCTTGTGCCAGTGGTGAGCCACTGTCCGCCGTGGGTGGCAAAGGTATTATTTATAACATGAAAATCTGTTGGTGTGACTAAACCTAGTCTTTCATCAGTGTTGCAAATTTGAattgtaaatttcaaatataattgaAATTGTGGGGGTATATGTGTACAATTTCAATTACACATAAACACTGTGTACAAGTGTGCATATTAAAGGAGCCTCCATGGGAAGGCAGGTGGGCCAAGAGTCTGCATCTGTCATGGCCCTGACCTGTTAGCATTTCATCTATTAGATGACTCAGATATCAGAGGGTCTGGGACACAAGATAAGTAGGTTGTGACAGTCCTGAGGGGAGAGCACAGGGACAGGTGGCAAGTCTGGGAGCTAGAGTGGGGCATGGAGAAGCCAGTGGTCAGGGCTACAAGGCCTGGGAGAGCAAAGCTGCTCAGCGGCACCTGGAGGGCCAGGAATGACCAGGGGCTTCCCTCCCCACAAGGAGGTTTATGAACCCAGCCCTGCGCCCCACCTGTGGAAGGCAGCATCATCCCAGAGGGAGACTTAGGAGTTGGAGGCCATGCCTGATTCAGACATCTCTCCATCAGGTCAGCCCCCATCTGTGATTCATGCTCAGCCCAGGGGCATGGAGCCTGCTGAGACTGAGGGAGGGAAACAATGGGCTGAGGAGCCCAGGGGGTCACCtgacctgggctggggctggggaggttaGGGATGTGTCCCTGGAGAAGTGACCCGGTGCCAAATGCCGAAAGTCCAGGAAGGTCTACCAGGCAAAAAAGATAAGGAGGGAACAGCAGGAGCCAAGGccaggaggccaaggggggagctgggagagggatCTGAAATGTGTGTGGCCAGAAGGGGGTGGCCTGGAGGCATGGGGGCAAGGTCTTGAAAGCAAAGTTCAATGCCATGTGCTTTAGCCTCAGGAAGGTGAGGAACCACAGAAAGTTTCACACAGAAGAAGGGCAAGGTCCACTAAGTGTTTACTAAAGCAGGTTCCGGAGGTGACACGGAAGCTGGAACAGAAGGGAAAAAGTAGGGTGGGGAGACAAAGGGAACACACACAGGCACGATGCCTGGAGGGTACTAGGGACCAGAGCCCACTCAGACGGGAAGTCCTGACAGCCAAGGAGACAGGCAGCTCCATCTCAGTATTCTGCCAGCACAGGCCACCCGCTCACTGCAACAAAGCCTGCATTGAGAGCCTCAGCTTCTCCCTTGTGACAGGGTCTGCCGGAGGCAGGTCCTTGAGCTTCAGGATGTCTGCATTGGCCTCCCGGAACAGATCCTCCCCCACCGCAGCCTCCACGCGCTGGCGCCACGTGGCCAGCTTGGGTCGGCTTTCGAAGACTCGGCAGCCAGCGCCAACAGGCTACGGGGAGAGACAGCCAGGCGGAGGGGCTGGACACAGCCAAGCACAGGGCAGCATGACCTGCATTAGAGACTCCCTGACtggatcctccctcctcccccatgtGCGTGTGTGATGGGATGGGGGAGTCCCTCTCCCAGGGGACAATGGGAAGTTCCCCATCATCCCTGTGGTGAGGGGTTGTGAagccctattttatagatgagaacactgaggctcagtggGGGAAGTGACTCGCCCAGGGTCCCACAGCCAGAAAGGACAACGTGGGCTGAGATGTCGGCTCCCTCCCTGGACTCCCCGCTGCCCACTGGGCCGGCCCACCTCCTGGCACTCACATGCATCAGCTCTGCCATGGCCACCAAGTCAGCCAGGGAGATACGGGACCCAGTGAGGAAGGCCTGGTCCTGCAGGAACTTGTCCTCAAGCAGCTGCAGGCACCTGTCCAGCTCAGCCAAAGTGGCCGCCAATGTCTCAGGGGGCACTGGCTCACGCAGGAACACAGGGAACATCATCTGGTGGGCcggcaggcagagagagaggtcAGGCTCTGCCCTAAGCCCATCCTGGTTCCCCCCTCATCCCTTCATCACCAGCCCTCTGGATTTCTCCTCACCTCTGCCCACCCCTTTCCACCCATGGCCACCAGCAGCCCTCTTCTCCTGCTCAGACAGGGGCAACCTCTACCTCTCCCTGGGTCCTCCACAGGGCAGCCAGTGGGATCCTTCTGTGATCTCAGTCTGCCCATACCCTTTCCTGCATAAAACCTTgcatggctccccactgccctcatAACGAAGGTCACAACACAGAGCCCTCCCCAGGCAGTAGCCATTCTCTCCTGACTCCCCACCCCGTCTGCTGCTACACCCAGGTTTGTCAAATGGGAATGTGCGTGCAAATCCCCCTGACATCTGGTTAAAGTGCATGTTCCCAATCAATAGGTcgaggtggggcctgagactctCCAAAATTTCCAACAAACACGCTCCCCGGTGACACCAATGCTC from Lemur catta isolate mLemCat1 chromosome 21, mLemCat1.pri, whole genome shotgun sequence encodes the following:
- the LOC123625715 gene encoding glutathione S-transferase theta-3-like isoform X1, with amino-acid sequence MGLELYLDLLSQPCRAVYIFAKKNGIPFELRAVDLLKGQHHSDAFAQVNPLKKVPALKDGDFTLAESVAILLYLSRKYKAPDHWYPQDLQARARVDEYLAWQHTTLRSSCSRAMWQKMMFPVFLREPVPPETLAATLAELDRCLQLLEDKFLQDQAFLTGSRISLADLVAMAELMHPVGAGCRVFESRPKLATWRQRVEAAVGEDLFREANADILKLKDLPPADPVTREKLRLSMQALLQ
- the LOC123625715 gene encoding glutathione S-transferase theta-3-like isoform X3 — encoded protein: MWQKMMFPVFLREPVPPETLAATLAELDRCLQLLEDKFLQDQAFLTGSRISLADLVAMAELMHPVGAGCRVFESRPKLATWRQRVEAAVGEDLFREANADILKLKDLPPADPVTREKLRLSMQALLQ